CTTTCTGGCAGACCTTTTCCAGGTCAAAGGGAATTTCCGGAATCAAAATAACATCTGCAGAACCGGAAACTCCCGAATGTAAAGCAATCCAGCCGACATATCGCCCCATAACTTCTACCACCATCACCCGCTCATGGGCTTCAGCGGTGGAATGTAATTTATCAATGGCTTCGGTTGCCGTGGTCACAGCCGTATCAAATCCAAAGGTCGCCATGGTTCCACTTAGATCATTGTCGATGGTTTTAGGTACTCCAATAATCGGAATTCCTTTTTCGATAAACTTTTGAGCCAGGCGCAGGGAACCATCCCCCCCAATACAGATGAGTACATCGAGTCCATATTTATGGAAATTCTCCACCACCTGATCAGAAATATCCATACGCTTAATCCCTTCGGCTGTTTTGACCGGATAATCAAAGGGACTGTTTTTGTTTGCAGTGCCGAGAATCGTCCCACCCAAATGGGTAATCCCTCGAACCTTCTCAGGGGTTAAGCGGATCAGTTGATGGGGTTCAATGAGACCTCGATAACCGTGGGGTATTCCGTAAACTTCCCAGCCCTGTCCAATAGCTGCCAGAGTAGCGGCTCGAATGACTGCGTTCAGACCGGGAGCATCACCTCCTCCGGTATTAATGGCAATTCTCTTAATTTTTGAAGGGTCCAGCATATCTGCCTCCCATATTTCTAGAGTTTAAGAGATTTAATCCTCGCTTTGAGACTGTCCTTATTAATTAAAAAGGGTATTCCAGGTTCTAAAAAAATGGACTAAAAACCCACTCCCCTTTGAAAGGGAATAATTTCAAGATCCATCTAGAAAAGGTATAACTGGAACTAAACTCCTTTAACCCCACCAGAATTATTTTTTTTCCTTCCACTTTTAACTTCAAGTAAAATCTTTGATCTGCAACTACCTCTTCGTTATAAAACTGTTGCCCCATAAGATAGGGGCAACTTCCAAAGTTTCTACAATGTTTCAAGGGGAAAAGGATCTCAGAGAGTTCGTCTAAATTTTAGACAGTGAAGGAAGAAAATTGCCTATCTCTCTGTCAATTAACTCCCCCCTGTGATTCCCTTCTATAAGAGCGATATCCTTGGATCCCTTTATTTTTTAATAACTAATGGTATAAGCAAAAATAAAATGAATCGGTCTCTTTTTATGGCATGAAGGATGCATTGATGCCGGGAATAAAAAGTGACCCAGGAAGGGCGGATTAACTTTTTATTTTTCGACGCGGGCCCTTCCTGATAGGCTACAGCACCTCCTTGATTCCCTCCTAGAGTAGCCTATAGGTTGGTAGGTGAGACGTCTTCCTAAGTGAGTTAAGATACTCACCTACCTGTTTTTTACAAAGGAGTAAGCCGTATGATCAAAGCTCAAGGGACTCCACGGGAAAAGCTTATTAAGTTTTTAGCATTTTATAGCAAAATTCTGAAAAATCCAACTGGTTACTCGTATAAAGAAATTGAGAAAATATGGAGGGAAATTGAAGAAGCTCGGGGTGAGGAATTAGATGCGGTATGGATAGATTATTTTAAGACCCGGAACCCAACAGGAAAGAAGCCCTGAGTTACTTCTTTATTTATCCCTTAACTTTTTTAATCCCTTGACTTTGGCCGGCTAAGAGGAGGGGTCCTTTG
The window above is part of the Candidatus Limnocylindrales bacterium genome. Proteins encoded here:
- a CDS encoding ATP-dependent 6-phosphofructokinase, whose translation is MLDPSKIKRIAINTGGGDAPGLNAVIRAATLAAIGQGWEVYGIPHGYRGLIEPHQLIRLTPEKVRGITHLGGTILGTANKNSPFDYPVKTAEGIKRMDISDQVVENFHKYGLDVLICIGGDGSLRLAQKFIEKGIPIIGVPKTIDNDLSGTMATFGFDTAVTTATEAIDKLHSTAEAHERVMVVEVMGRYVGWIALHSGVSGSADVILIPEIPFDLEKVCQKVYEREAKGRHFTIIVCAEGAYPRGGKVRTKGPREEGHGVILGGIAEYVAQEVSKRTGKETRSLVLGHLQRGGSPTAFDRLLGLRFGAAAIRCLLEGKVNVMVALNPPRVNAIPISEAIRQMKSVPLDYDVVATARALGISFGD